Proteins found in one Plasmodium gaboni strain SY75 chromosome 13, whole genome shotgun sequence genomic segment:
- a CDS encoding hypothetical protein (conserved Plasmodium protein, unknown function) — MNENKKGTLAEKETEEKSPTINKNILFKEFNNNNDLKDTFVNILTDYSLESEKEKSNISLFNVFKKKFKEEKYYSRFLLLFKIPNNIEEKKCINKNLIDIIKEKYQIITGICLFVNVYSIMFLECIDTKNIFLFLKHLTTIKYISHINVLYFSELNKQYINEEFYFYEYKKEDSRGVISNECNCVDEVWELYLNILNLSSFIKNNKDRQNIFEKNEYIKKNFSLLQNFYSENAKRYIWNIHEFLSFFVDDFKLSVDDFSDDFIDF; from the exons ATGAATGAGAATAAAAAAGGTACCTTAGCAGAAAAAGAGACTGAAGAAAAATCGCCTactataaataaaaatatattattcaaagaatttaataataataatgatttaaaagatacgtttgtaaatatattaacagACTATAGTTTAGAAAGTGAAAAAGAGAAAAGTAACATCTCTTTATTTAATGTATTCAAAAAGAAAtttaaagaagaaaaatattatagtagatttttattactttttaaaattccaaataatatagaagaaaaaaaatgtattaataaaaatttaatagatataataaaagaaaaatatcAAATCATAACAGGGATTTGTCTATTTGTAAATGTATATTCAATAATGTTTTTAGAATGTATTgatacaaaaaatatatttctttttctaaAGCATTTGACTActatcaaatatatatctcatattaatgttttatatttcagtgaattaaataaacaatatataaatgaggagttttatttttatgaatataaaaaggaGGATTCAAGGGGTGTTATTTCTAACGAATGTAATTGTGTCGATGAG GTGTGGGAActatatttaaatatactTAATTTGTCTAGctttataaaaaataacaaagatagacaaaatatttttgaaaaaaatgaatatataaaaaaaaacttttCTTTACTTCAAAATTTTTACAGCGAAAATGCAAAGCGATATATTTGGAATATACATG aatttctttctttttttgttgaTGATTTCAAATTATCTGTAGATGATTTTTCAGACGATTTTATAGATTTTTAA